In Melanotaenia boesemani isolate fMelBoe1 chromosome 16, fMelBoe1.pri, whole genome shotgun sequence, the following proteins share a genomic window:
- the LOC121656066 gene encoding titin homolog isoform X1, which translates to MSRRVRDTISTVKALQQKIKMMTEQNITAGVITNQQGALYRDDHSIHFGNNTLMVEPNVFSSNTSTTPFNISQLLTPLVHAHQETETSAFQQFEVSPQPVEHAPVRAESRGATPDVRMSSYKSRATSLLFNLKDNRKRVKSTYSPTKFKGLDTVDKSKQSSVQETKETVIDIPNFPGPDMQFLQLEESKRTNAAVNQYYSPGQSLTTHNCQPARLNTGQYPENTANDYQAVQMQGQTVHHSGFSGFMPENYTSNQLANGQNPHEYLVSFTPYKQGVIENDGTLGGPKQPYVTMNTAKQNADNNQSREYLISNTNSEQAFNETVGSIFTKVDRYEQLSVNKHEYNVSLQDKCRQTIRQDKEKLIMKAVVSPSDQETAPSLERLRKEYLPSQNKELEKLELRESFSFGASCHNMAGLIKTNSSYQLQGQQGQKENGLKDVNLTYSDDDYRRKHELYSTTDKIQKTGQIKQYMPFSKACEMQHLQQIEAKPQIENDIQKNSLSNPDHVLVPTMTHQVKDRQLSDVKGEQLMAEQRKAQHTPVDLAKAQLRAQVEQPTAESAGLMLAAQVDSEKIKTEDSESELPKLETVRQAKEEHIKEEKKIREQTEKSREKQPEQAREEQTKVEATNLTYKKTNIKEKEKEKKIHVLDMTENQRKQVKAEQAETEKSIEEHIKTNLEKTEPSGPERIKQHKNEQATDKRNTTEQVDEEQLRAEQFEGEPEQIRTKKVNVEQAGTEHGKAEQRDEIRQTQSNPKHMKTEEVELGDVKTVNIKTEDDRQAKTEKDSIHIALVNADKPATQISTTRDTTLEERRAQEADKKLEKTKLEKTKAELSKTENLLERSAKLTAKLAATQQVRSEPDKVEQVKTELAKAKAELAKIKEKMKDKQKEKVKTNLVLKENDTSNDSVPVRTHLDKNNKQELAVQIQTDRVADDYDKLREKYGFTSSVSLGNKVSTTESGPLNDASKTKVTPTDKVEEENEKLKDGHGPTSPSMIANKDSKDKVSSFKDSEVTESPRVYSESSKELKLSSVSSFPTSSKRANEGSVADKHKNDSVEKCDSFKDAVSQQRDPDLGNLHPTEIKSKSTEHSADPEKHLHVTPPRVLPHKERAQTKQEILTSKIKAHAEKEISAIKEKGFALREGFIGKSSTKPFAGQNFNIRQRPPSEEMSNKGESTVSSSLSLKYQKEPPGVQMEPAKLVSPLSSATIPVKSVITTTQLADHSEKPRKSNQTMSTTDGLLVQKELGTISAVQNKEPASKDNQGKEQGYHGEISGKLQQELDNNQATDSEIRKRTEDPTQATHVKAASSKPFTTEKAECKEAAYEDSAPLNIETGQREASEADNNLQIMGIMVTVRERKPSVNIDQGNNCTKKQINVMDCSKSELDQWNLSTGLEENTPTKVASFVKDMVVQKTDSTIGADQAQVEQNNLPESFQKTSAMEATTNMSGSVTEKETSLQSSTVNAKPKSETQPKSLTKDVPLTAVGAKDKVLADTQPAVFKQDTETKENTNKTEKENLSKSTGQVKKEEKDQQQMQTANVNENFTAKVVNSGSHSNRAQTIKQNMSVKDDMTATGNNSHSSNIDGRSAPLPEEKRHDSMIPSITSAENENQHVSSKLKNKQRYTENNSQDDDNVHIDSIAIRVVPAVTDKDIKKMFTSDMDTDKKHKLDVVYACEEKANSLSDEHCSKDLTPANSEQMKESMEKKLAVQHVLSSVRQLSDSNKIGSKQSTTNTANNESDNQKPESSIQTVDEDYFQVQRITETHNQSHNNTIIVGDNVADTSKERELQELLPNKTATSNESCKEGKSETFGFSVDQRDCKEDKASPASCQDENRRKNLETEDPTQDSKLSDGSLERWSKNGKKETSQPNQIRRKQTDTLTSLSATDRQGSRNSHPTNTNTVEEKSEPKLKTKERVSTIPEISAIADYARLKVIVSDNKEVNPVQEFPPNKKEGFFPLIQTRHSRRPVFTVDPQDLSVKEKSLSNKTELSSKVNKESKALIFPIMGKDHQRTGMFKLGDKEKQEKMPLDVKMNVDILDNAAKYPDYKGTDKSSTAQTEIDGACSQRSDQGTVQRNNHSLEAKSSSPAANKTKNISEGFTYFVRNSPPHSTLGQMQYRKENTTHLRNDERTELQQEKHMGTKTEGDRKEQVNKERLTPQQEDIKTKQHDKRQLEEEYAFRSEKKQKEEKMKIKHIIQESRASLAEEERKATQREEERRTREREAVAIMIKQKRENQRQVEGRTGEERTAKQSEEERFDQKSEKIQPNKWKEEIRHQRRAAEEEQRKATQEEQQRRDVEEQERTPGEQHKKDAEEQQKRASQEEQMNTAAVEKQRKVAEEQQQRATEEQRRKFAEEQQRKSAEKHQKNVAEEELKRVAVEQQRIAAERQQKRAAEEWQRKVAEEQHRKAAEEQQKRAAEAKQRKAEEQKRRAADEQQRKDAEKQQRKVSEEQQIRTAEEKQRRAEEEQQQRAAEEHQRKVAEEQQRRAVEEHQRKVIEEQQRRAAEEHQRKVAEEQQRRASEEDQRKVAKEQQRREEEQQRKVAEEQQKRAAEEHQIKVAEEQQRRAEEEKQRRAEEEQQRRAAEEHQRKVAEEQQRKVAEEQQRRAAEEHQRKVAKEQQRKFAEKQQRRTAEEHQRKVAEEQQQRAEEEQQRRAEEVQQRKVAEEQQRRAAEKLQRRAAEEKQRKVAEEQQRRAEEEQQRKDAEEQQRRAAEQQQRKVAEEQQRRAAEKLQRRAAEEKQRKVAEEQQRRAEEEQKRKVAEEQQIRAEEEQQRKVAEEQQQRAAEQQQRKVSEEQQRRATEEHQRKVAEEQQRRAAEKLQKRAAEEQQRRAEEGQQRRAAEEHHRKVAEMQHRKVVVEQQRGGTEEQQSRAEEEQQRRVAQEKLRKVAEEQQTKVAEEQYRKVAEEQQQRAEEQQKKIAREQQRKAAQIEEQRQLKLIKDAMLTDIVEGAKRLYRERDESYISEDETVMQIQEHIKVQEHTDEQKRTYKPHMREKWTKTRNEEEEEKEAAERKKIMKQDEKEAKYESTRQLKDKRITQESIANRDNEIQAKMKDENFASQREKARAAQMEKQKRVAQKMDGLQYYAIADTERKPRERQQFSPLPSQQGNSPLELESADKSASHPRPYRLPASPAPSLPRSNTSSPALGAKPSMFRVKDNTFRGSSLTKSVKPCFHKSFGEDFRVGSPLDKFSDRGEDEQEIMRRSAGTPIHPDTGSNRFTAVNESLTLSTASLQNYSTSTSHHRPYSRRSIVMDEDESRSVISNISEDMESIATSVADLADVRGLTDFDRPESACSFSSDVSRSMGKPPAVPPKSEKALRRAQRLTSRRIKKELSKVAAGSPTGVEKEVLNVPSSFTEVCSSKRHAVASPHFSPPVSLAHAPTLGSSMPSSHADSQSSSQCSFHASPHATGPISLPIPVHHAASTVSLPAVSPYASGYTSQPATPKTVAHVPSSPTLQHANHPIPVTQYHVESSRYPQSYSLTQRKVLQDLGSGQYFVVDLPVQVKTKTFFDPETGKYVQLNVRESGQSISQPQPQQTCPQPQPQPQTQPPQPLSQASTAGKPLMLYQGYNSYPQSYQQATINPVQTNKSSAPMTLNQERLPPRTAEVEQNSEEHCYSPEKTPYMDTVNNMKKPYNPAYSMQDSYESEANSQLAGNSVSEKDNAVPLQYQPRDIITMSELDDFMEVSDW; encoded by the coding sequence ATGTCTCGACGTGTCAGAGACACCATCAGCACTGTCAAAGCGCTCCAGCAAAAAATCAAAATGATGACAGAACAAAATATCACAGCAGGGGTGATAACAAATCAGCAAGGAGCTCTTTATAGGGATGATCATTCAATTCACTTTGGCAACAACACATTAATGGTGGAACCAAATGTTTTTAGCAGTAACACAAGCACAACTCCCTTTAACATCAGCCAGCTGCTCACACCTTTGGTCCATGCACATCAGGAAACAGAGACATCAGCTTTCCAGCAGTTTGAAGTTTCCCCTCAACCAGTGGAGcatgctccagtgagagctgaaagCAGGGGAGCCACTCCCGATGTCAGGATGTCCAGCTACAAATCTCGAGCCACAAGCCTACTCTTCAACCTcaaagacaacaggaagagAGTAAAAAGCACCTACAGTCCCACCAAATTTAAAGGCTTGGATACAGTGGATAAAAGCAAACAGTCTTCAGTACAGGAGACAAAAGAAACTGTTATAGATATCCCTaattttcctggtccagatatGCAGTTTCTTCAGCTAGAAGAGTCCAAAAGGACAAATGCCGCTGTAAACCAGTATTACAGCCCTGGACAGTCACTTACTACTCATAACTGTCAACCTGCAAGACTAAATACAGGCCAATATCCAGAAAACACTGCAAATGATTACCAGGCAGTTCAGATGCAAGGTCAGACAGTTCATCACTCGGGGTTCAGTGGCTTCATGCCTGAAAATTACACTAGCAATCAGCTGGCTAATGGACAGAATCCCCATGAATATTTAGTATCATTTACTCCCTATAAGCAAGGTGtgatagaaaatgatggaactTTGGGAGGACCTAAACAGCCTTATGTGACTATGAACACAGCAAAGCAAAATGCTGACAACAATCAAAGCAGAGAATATTTAATAAGCAACACAAATTCTGAACAAGCTTTTAATGAAACAGTGGGAAGCATATTCACAAAGGTGGATAGATATGAGCAGCTCAGTGTTAACAAGCATGAATATAATGTTTCCTTACAGGATAAGTGTAGACAAACAATCCgccaagacaaagaaaaactcatAATGAAAGCAGTTGTCTCTCCATCAGATCAAGAGACAGCTCCTTCACTGGAAAGGTTGAGAAAAGAATATCTGCCAAGTCAAAATAAAGAACTTGAGAAATTAGAGTTGAGGGAGAGTTTTAGTTTTGGGGCATCTTGTCATAACATGGCTGGTTTGATCAAAACAAATAGTTCCTACCAATTGCAGGGCCAGCAAGGACAAAAGGAAAatggattaaaagatgttaatTTAACATATAGTGATGATGACTACAGAAGAAAACACGAGCTTTATTCCACAACAGATAAGATACAAAAAACAGGtcagataaaacaatatatgccATTCTCAAAGGCATGCGAGATGCAACATTTACAGCAAATAGAAGCTAAACCACAAATTGAAAATGATATTCAGAAAAATTCTTTATCTAATCCAGACCATGTACTTGTCCCCACAATGACACACCAGGTCAAGGATAGACAGCTCAGTGACGTCAAGGGTGAACAGCTCATGGCAGAACAAAGAAAAGCCCAACACACTCCAGTCGATCTGGCAAAAGCTCAGCTGAGGGCTCAAGTAGAGCAGCCGACAGCAGAATCAGCTGGGTTAATGTTAGCAGCACAGGTTGATTCAgagaaaatcaaaacagaagACTCCGAATCAGAGCTGCCGAAGCTGGAGACTGTGAGACAAGCCAAAGAAGAGCACattaaagaggagaaaaagataagagaacagactgaaaaatcaagagaaaaacaaccagAACAGGCCAGAGAGGAACAGACTAAAGTTGAGGCAACCAACTTAACatataagaaaacaaatattaaagagaaagaaaaggaaaagaaaatccatGTACTTGACATGACAGAGAATCAGCGTAAGCAGGTCaaagctgaacaagctgaaacaGAGAAATCTATAGAAGAACACATAAAAACTAATTTAGAAAAGACTGAGCCATCTGGGCCAGAAAGAATAaagcaacataaaaatgaacagGCCACAGATAAAAGGAACACTACAGAGCAAGTTGATGAAGAACAGTTGAGGGCAGAACAATTTGAAGGAGAGCCAGAACAAATCAGGACCAAAAAGGTTAATGTAGAACAGGCTGGAACAGAACATGGAAAAGCAGAACAAAGAGACGAGATAAGACAGACACAAAGCAACCCAAAACATATGAAAACAGAGGAAGTTGAATTGGGGGATGTCAAGACAGTGAACATTAAAACTGAGGATGACAGACAAGCTAAGACTGAGAAAGATTCAATTCACATAGCACTAGTAAATGCAGATAAGCCTGCAACACAGATATCTACAACCAGAGATACAACACTTGAAGAGAGAAGAGCACAAGAGGCTGACAAAAAGTTGGAGAAAACCAAATTAGAGAAAACTAAAGCAGAACTATCCAAAACAGAAAACCTGCTGGAGAGGTCAGCTAAACTCACAGCTAAGTTAGCAGCAACACAACAGGTCAGAAGTGAACCAGATAAAGTTGAGCAAGTTAAGACAGAGTTAGCTAAAGCAAAAGCAGAGTTAGCcaaaataaaggagaaaatgaaagacaaacaaaaagagaaagtcAAAACTAATCTGGTCTTAAAAGAGAATGACACTTCAAATGACAGTGTTCCTGTAAGGACGcatctggataaaaacaacaaacaggagCTTGCAGTGCAAATTCAAACTGATAGAGTGGCTGATGATTATGACAAACTCAGAGAAAAATATGGTTTTACTAGTTCAGTATCATTAGGTAATAAAGTGTCAACCACAGAAAGTGGTCCTTTAAATGATGCCAGTAAAACAAAAGTTACACCTACTGATAAAGTTgaggaagaaaatgagaaattaaaagaTGGACATGGTCCTACAAGTCCATCTATGATAGCTAACAAAGATAGTAAGGACAAAGTTAGTAGCTTTAAAGACAGCGAGGTGACAGAAAGTCCACGTGTTTACAGTGAATCATCTAAAGAATTAAAGTTATCCAGTGTTAGCTCTTTTCCTACTAGCAGTAAAAGAGCTAATGAAGGCAGTGTTgctgacaaacataaaaatgacagtGTTGAAAAATGTGACTCTTTCAAAGATGCTGTTTCACAACAAAGAGATCCTGATTTGGGTAACCTGCACCCCACTGAAATAAAATCTAAGTCAACTGAGCACAGTGCAGATCCAGAGAAACATCTGCATGTTACCCCACCCAGAGTTTTGCCCCATAAAGAGAGAGCTCAGACCAAGCAGGAAATCCTGACCTCTAAAATCAAAGCGCATGCTGAAAAAGAAATTTCAGCTATTAAAGAGAAGGGTTTTGCCCTACGAGAAGGTTTTATAGGCAAAAGTTCTACCAAGCCGTTTGCAGGTCAGAATTTTAACATTCGACAGAGGCCGCCATCAGAGGAAATGTCTAATAAGGGTGAAAGCACAGTGTCTAGTAGTCTTTCACTGAAGTACCAGAAAGAGCCACCAGGAGTACAAATGGAACCAGCCAAGCTTGTTTCACCTCTTAGTTCTGCAACCATACCAGTTAAGTCTGTAATAACTACCACTCAGTTAGCAGACCATTCAGAAAAGCCAAGGAAATCTAACCAGACCATGAGCACAACTGATGGATTATTGGTACAGAAAGAACTTGGAACCATATCAGCAGTGCAAAATAAAGAGCCGGCATCAAAAGACAATCAAGGAAAAGAGCAAGGATATCATGGAGAAATCTCTGGAAAACTGCAACAAGAACTTGACAATAATCAAGCAACTGACAGTGAGATCAGGAAAAGGACTGAGGATCCAACACAAGCTACACATGTCAAAGCTGCAAGCTCGAAACCCTTTACCACAGAAAAGGCTGAATGTAAAGAAGCAGCTTATGAAGACTCAGCACCACTGAATATTGAAACTGGCCAGAGGGAAGCCTCTGAAGCTGATAACAACTTGCAGATCATGGGTATAATGGTCACTGTACGAGAAAGGAAACCGTCTGTGAACATTGATCAGGGGAATAACTGtactaaaaaacaaattaatgtaaTGGAttgcagtaaatcagaattagATCAGTGGAATCTTAGCACAGGCCTAGAAGAAAATACACCCACAAAGGTGGCTAGCTTTGTTAAAGATATGGTTGTACAGAAAACTGATTCTACAATAGGGGCAGATCAGGCTCAAGTTGAGCAAAATAATCTTCCAGAAAGTTTTCAAAAAACTTCAGCTATGGAGGCAACAACAAACATGTCAGGTAGTgtgacagagaaagagacaagTCTCCAGAGTTCAACTGTAAACGCAAAACCCAAAAGTGAGACACAACCAAAATCACTTACCAAAGATGTACCCTTAACAGCTGTTGGTGCTAAAGATAAGGTTTTGGCTGACACTCAACCTGCTGTCTTCAAACaggacacagaaacaaaagaaaacacaaataaaacagaaaaagagaactTGTCAAAAAGCACAGGGCAAgtgaagaaagaggagaaagatCAACAACAAATGCAAACAGCAAACGTCAACGAGAATTTTACTGCCAAGGTGGTCAACAGTGGAAGCCACAGCAATAGAGCTCAAACTATCAAACAAAACATGTCAGTGAAAGATGATATGACAGCTACTGGAAATAATTCCCATTCCAGTAACATAGATGGCCGGAGTGCACCCCTACCAGAGGAAAAGAGGCATGACTCCATGATTCCCTCCATTACTTCAGCTGAGAATGAAAACCAACATGTGTcttcaaaactgaaaaataaacaaagatatACTGAGAATAACAGTCAAGATGATGACAATGTTCATATTGACAGCATTGCCATCAGAGTTGTGCCAGCAGTAACTGACAAGGACATCAAGAAAATGTTCACCTCTGACATGGACACtgacaaaaaacataaacttgATGTAGTATATGCTTGTGAAGAAAAAGCAAACTCATTAAGCGATGAACATTGTTCCAAAGACTTGACTCCAGCAAATAGTGAGCAGATGAAAGAaagtatggaaaaaaaattagctGTACAACATGTGTTGTCCAGTGTAAGACAATTGTCTGACTCAAACAAAATAGGCAGTAAACAGAGTACCACAAACACAGCCAATAATGAATCTGACAATCAAAAGCCTGAATCCAGTATACAGACAGTGGATGAAGACTACTTCCAAGTACAAAGGataacagaaacacacaatcaGTCACATAACAATACTATAATTGTTGGAGATAATGTTGCAGACACATCAAAGGAAAGAGAACTTCAAGAGTTGCTACCAAACAAAACAGCTACCAGCAATGAATCATGCAAAGAAGGCAAAAGTGAGACCTTTGGATTCAGTGTGGATCAAAGGGATTGCAAAGAAGATAAAGCAAGTCCGGCAAGCTGTCAAGAtgagaacagaagaaaaaatttgGAAACAGAAGATCCAACTCAAGATTCAAAACTCAGTGATGGCTCCTTGGAAAGATGgagtaaaaatggaaaaaaggagACTAGTCAACCTAACCAGatcagaagaaaacaaacagacacCCTGACAAGTTTGTCAGCAACAGATAGACAGGGTTCAAGAAATTCACACccaacaaacacaaatacagttgaagaaaaatctgaacccaaactaaaaacaaaagaaagggtTTCCACAATACCTGAGATATCAGCAATTGCAGACTATGCCAGATTAAAGGTAATTGTTTCAGATAACAAAGAGGTAAACCCAGTTCAGGAATTCCCACCCAACAAAAAGGAAGGATTCTTTCCACTAATACAGACTCGTCATAGCAGACGTCCTGTTTTCACTGTTGATCCACAAGACCTGTCTGTGAAAGAGAAGAGTTTGTCAAATAAGACAGAGTTGAGCAGCAAAGTGAATAAAGAGTCCAAAGCACTAATATTTCCCATCATGGGTAAGGACCATCAAAGAACTGGGATGTTCAAGCttggagacaaagaaaaacaagagaagaTGCCTCTAGATGTCAAAATGAATGTAGATATATTAGACAATGCAGCAAAATATCCAGATTACAAAGGCACAGACAAGTCATCAACAGCTCAAACAGAAATAGATGGAGCTTGCTCCCAAAGATCAGATCAAGGTACTGTTCAGCGAAATAATCATTCTTTGGAAGCAAAATCTTCCTCCCCTGCAGCcaacaagacaaaaaacataTCTGAAGGATTTACATATTTTGTTAGAAATTCCCCTCCACATTCAACTTTAGGACAAATGcaatacagaaaagaaaacacaacacatctAAGGAATGATGAGAGGACTGAGCTGCAACAAGAGAAACACATGGGGACTAAGACTGAGGGTGACAGGAAAGaacaagtaaataaagaaaGGCTCACTCCTCAGCAGGAAGATatcaaaacaaagcagcatgATAAAAGACAACTGGAGGAAGAGTACGCATTTAGAAgtgaaaagaagcaaaaagaagaaaaaatgaaaataaagcatataatacAGGAAAGTAGAGCTTCGTTGGctgaagaagaaaggaaagcCACTcaaagagaagaggagaggagaacaAGAGAGCGTGAAGCTGTAGCTATTATGATAAAGCAAAAGCGAGAAAACCAAAGACAAGTAGAAGGAAGAACAGGAGAAGAAAGAACAGCAAAACAGAGTGAGGAGGAAAGATTTGAtcaaaagtcagaaaaaatacaaCCAAACAAATGGAAAGAAGAAATTAGACATCAaagaagagcagcagaggaagagcaaaGAAAAGCTACACAAGAAGAACAACAGAGAAGAGATGTAGAGGAACAAGAAAGAACTCCAGGAGAGCAACACAAAAaagatgcagaggagcagcaaaAGAGAGCTTCACAAGAAGAGCAAATGAATACAGCTGCAgtggagaaacaaagaaaagttgcAGAGGAGCAACAGCAAAGAGCAACAGAGGAGCAAAGGAGAAAATTTGCAGAGGAGCAACAAAGAAAATCAGCAGAGAAGCACCAAAAAAATGTTGCAGAGGAGGAGCTGAAAAGAGTAGCAGTGGAGCAACAGAGAATAGCAGCAGAGAGGCAACAGAAAAGAGCTGCAGAAGAGTGGCAGAGAAAAGTTGCAGAGGAGCAACAtagaaaagcagcagaagagcagcaaaaaagagcagcagaggCGAAACAGCGAAAAGCAGAAGAGCAAAAGAGAAGAGCTGCAGATGAGCAACAGAGAAAAGATGCAGAGAAGCAACAGAGAAAAGTTTCAGAGGAACAACAGATAAGAACTGCAGAGGAGAAACAGAGAAGAGCAGAAGAGGAGCAACAGCAAAGAGCTGCAGAGGAGCATCAGAGAAAAGTTGCAGAAGAGCAACAGAGAAGAGCTGTAGAGGAACATCAGAGAAAAGTTATAGAGGAGCAACAAAGAAGAGCTGCAGAGGAGCATCAGAGAAAAGTTGCAGAGGAGCAACAGCGAAGAGCTTCAGAGGAGGATCAGAGAAAAGTTGCAAAAGAGcaacagagaagagaagaggagcAACAGAGGAAAGTTGCAGAGGAGCAACAGAAAAGAGCTGCAGAGGAGCATCAAATAAAAGTTGCAGAGGAACAACAGAGAAGAGCTGAAGAGGAGAAACAGAGAAGGGCAGAAGAGGAGCAACAGCGAAGAGCTGCAGAGGAGCATCAGAGAAAAGTTGCAGAGGAGCAACAGAGAAAAGTTGCAGAGGAGCAACAGCGAAGAGCTGCAGAGGAGCATCAGAGAAAAGTTGCAAAGGAGCAACAGAGAAAATTTGCAGAGAAGCAACAGCGAAGAACTGCAGAGGAGCATCAGAGAAAAGTTGCAGAGGAGCAACAGCAAAGAGCAGAAGAGGAGCAACAAAGAAGAGCAGAAGAGGTGCAACAAAGGAAAGTTGCAGAGGAGCAACAGCGAAGAGCTGCAGAGAAGCTACAGCgaagagcagcagaggagaaacagagaaaagttGCAGAGGAGCAACAGAGAAGAGCAGAAGAGGagcaacaaagaaaagatgcaGAGGAGCAACAGCGAAGAGCTGCAGAGCAACAACAGAGAAAAGTTGCAGAGGAGCAACagagaagagcagcagagaagctACAGCGAAGAGCTGCAgaggagaaacagagaaaagttGCAGAGGAGCAACAGAGAAGAGCAGAAGAggagcaaaaaagaaaagttgcagAGGAGCAACAGATAAGAGCAGAAGAGGAGCAACAAAGGAAAGTTGCAGAAGAGCAACAGCAAAGAGCTGCAGAGCAACAACAGAGAAAAGTTTCAGAGGAGCAACAGCGAAGAGCTACAGAGGAGCATCAGAGAAAAGTTGCAGAGGAGCAACagagaagagcagcagagaagctACAGAAAAGagctgcagaggagcagcagagaaGAGCAGAAGAGGGACAACAGCGAAGAGCAGCAGAAGAGCACCATAGAAAAGTTGCTGAGATGCAACATAGAAAAGTTGTAgtggagcagcagagaggaggaaCAGAAGAACAGCAGAGCAGAGCTGAAGAGGAGCAACAAAGAAGAGTTGCACAAGAGAAACTGAGAAAAGTTGCTGAAGAGCAACAGACAAAGGTCGCAGAGGAGCAATATAGAAAAGTAGCAGAGGAGCAACAGCAAAGAGCAgaagaacaacagaaaaaaattgcaagggaacaacagaggaaagcTGCACAAATTGAGGAGCAAAGGCAACTTAAATTGATCAAAGATGCAATGCTTACTGATATTGTGGAAGGAGCGAAAAGACTATATAGAGAACGGGATGAATCTTacatttcagaggacgaaacgGTCATGCAGATTCAGGAGCACATAAAAGTGCAGGAGCACACTGACGAGCAGAAAAGAACATATAAACCACATATGAgagaaaaatggacaaaaactcgaaatgaagaagaggaagagaaagaagctgctgaaagaaagaaaatcatgaaacaagatgaaaaagaagCCAAATATGAGAGTACAAGACAACTTAAAGACAAGAGAATAACACAAGAATCAATAGCTAACAGAGACAATGAGATCCAGGCtaaaatgaaagatgaaaacTTTGCATCTCAAAGAGAAAAGGCAAGAGCAGCTCAGATGGAGAAGCAAAAAAGAGTGGCACAGAAGATGGATGGTCTCCAGTACTATGCCATTGCTGACACAGAGAGGAAACCAAGAGAAAGACAGCAATTCTCTCCATTACCTTCACAGCAAGGAAACAGCCCATTAGAGCTTGAATCAGCTGATAAATCAGCATCACATCCCAGGCCTTATAGACTACCTGCATCTCCAGCTCCATCTCTTCCCCGTTCCAACACTTCTTCTCCTGCTTTAGGGGCAAAGCCCTCAATGTTCAGAGTAAAGGATAATACTTTCAGAGGTTCTTCTCTTACCAAGTCAGTCAAACCATGCTTCCACAAGAGCTTTGGGGAAGATTTCAGGGTTGGTTCACCTTTGGACAAGTTTTCAGATAGAGGAGAGGATGAGCAGGAGATAATGAGACGCAGTGCTGGAACTCCTATCCATCCTGACACAGGCTCAAACCGATTCACTGCTGTCAATGAATCCTTGACCCTCTCAACAGCATCATTACAGAACTACTCAACCTCCACTTCTCATCACAGGCCCTATTCCAGGAGAAGTATTGTTATGGATGAAGATGAATCCCGCTCTGTCATCAGCAACATCTCAGAGGATATGGAGAGCATTGCCACAAGTGTTGCAGATCTGGCAGATGTACGAGGCCTGACTGACTTTGACAGACCAGAGTCAGCCTGTAGCTTTAGCAGTGATGTGTCTCGTTCTATGGGTAAGCCTCCAGCAGTTCCACCAAAGAGTGAGAAAGCCTTGCGCAGGGCTCAGAGACTAACCTCTCGAAGGATAAAGAAAGAGCTGTCCAAAGTTGCAGCAGGAAGCCCTACTGGAGTTGAGAAAGAAGTATTGAATGTTCCCTCCTCTTTCACTGAGGTATGCTCGTCCAAACGCCATGCTGTGGCTTCTCCTCACTTTTCCCCACCTGTCTCCCTTGCTCATGCTCCAACACTGGGATCTAGCATGCCTTCCTCACATGCAGATTCCCAGTCATCTTCACAATGCTCTTTCCATGCTTCCCCTCATGCCACTGGTCCAATCTCCCTTCCCATTCCTGTGCATCATGCTGCCTCCACTGTTTCCCTCCCTGCTGTGTCTCCTTATGCTTCTGGCTATACTTCCCAACCTGCTACTCCTAAGACAGTTGCTCATGTTCCCTCTTCTCCCACTCTCCAACATGCCAATCATCCAATTCCAGTGACACAGTACCATGTAGAATCAAGCCGGTATCCCCAGTCCTACTCGCTGACCCAGCGCAAGGTTCTGCAAGACCTCGGTTCTGGTCAGTATTTTGTAGTGGACCTGCCGGTTCAAGTCAAAACAAAGACTTTCTTTGATCCTGAGACAGGAAAATATGTTCAGTTGAATGTGCGTGAGTCCGGCCAGAGCATCTCACAACCTCAGCCCCAGCAAACATGCCCACAGCCTCAGCCCCAACCCCAAACACAGCCACCACAGCCACTCTCCCAAGCCTCTACAGCTGGCAAGCCTTTAATGCTTTACCAAGGTTATAACAGCTACCCTCAAAGCTACCAACAAGCAACTATCAACCCTGTGCAGACTAACAAATCATCAGCTCCTATGACTCTCAACCAGGAGCGACTGCCTCCAAGAACTGCTGAAGTAGAACAGAACTCTGAAGAGCATTGCTACagtccagagaaaacaccaTACATGGACACAGTTAATAATATGAAAAAACCATACAACCCAGCATACAGCATGCAAGACTCGTATGAGTCTGAGGCAAACAGCCAGCTCGCAGGAAATTCAGTTTCTGAAAAAGATAACGCAGTTCCCTTACAATATCAGCCCAGAGACATAATTACCATGAGTGAACTGGACGATTTCATGGAGGTATCTGATTGGTGA